The genomic segment TTTAACTGGATTAACTCAGTTAAAAGTGTGAGatttctgataaaaaaacatttattgaatGTAAGGTTTACATACTACATATGTCAGCACATTGATAAAGTGGACAAACACAATAGTTTCCCATTTTGAACATGAACACTTTGTGAACATTGCCAAAAAAAACGGTAGAGCTGGCCTGGATATTGATCCCTGGCTGACAAGCCATGGGTTCAATGTCAGTCTTTTGAACGTGGGCAATATTGTGAATAAAATCTCTCTACTCAAGAAGAAAACAGGGAATGAGAGTTTGCCTCTGGCCCAGCGAGCACAGCTCTACTGATACAGTTTATGATGTGAATTTTCACCTCCTTGGCTGTTGTCATTTATTGAGCTCCATTGGAGTGGACTTTTTTGAGGCTGAAGTTGGACCAGTTCACCGCGACCTTCCGGCGGGGCTGTTTTGCGGAATCGAGACAGAACCTAAGGAGATGACAGACAatgaggcatttttcttcactgGTACTCGTGGCTTTATAAATACCCTAAACTTCCTTAAGAGTTTTTGCTTAAATTGTCCAAAGTTTCCATTACAATGGGTTACTTTggtgttcggacgtttggtcgccggacttttggtcaccggtcaaatggtgacagagtttactattgaaaccagctctcaaaattatattcagtttaatatctaagagagagtttaatatctaagtactgtttaatatctatgtacagtttaatatctaagtactgtttaatatctaagtactgtttgatatctaagtactgtttaatatctatgtactgtttaatatctatgtacagtttaatatctaagtactgtttgatatctaagtactgtttaatatctaagtactgttgaaaccagctctcaaaattatattcagtttaatatctaagagagagtttaatatctaagtactgtttaatatctatgtactgtttaatatataagtacggtttagtatctaagtacggtttaatatctaagtacggtttaatatctaagtactgtttaatatctatgtactgtttaatatctaagtactgtttaatatctaagtactgtttaatatctaagtacggtttaatatctaagtagtttaatatccaagtactgttaaaaccagctctcaaaattatattcatgagagagtttaatatctaagtactgcttaatagctaagtatatttgaccggcgaccaaacgtccggtcacgggttacttttcgtgaaaaaaaaagtgtacaaatATCAATGGACACTTTAAAGTTTAAACAAATTGGTCTTCCAATTGCGGTTAGCCTTCATGCTTCCACCATTTGGATTTGCTGATTTTCTCCACTTACCTTTTAAAGTATTCTACTTCTCTATCAGTTTCATCCATTTCCGTAGGATCCACAtcttttggaagaaaaacatcATCTACAAGGAGAGATAAATCACAAGATTGAAATTTTAAATTACCCGAGGAGATATCCAAATGAACAAAGTAAATGTCAAGACTTTCCCGCACCAATAGCGCCAGTAGATTTCTCCCCCTTGCTTTTGTTCTTCTTATTTTTCCCCTTGGTTTGCGGCTGATGCTGTCCGTTTGCCATGACGACCGGATGAGTCTTGCTATCGAAATCCCGTTCACATCTGACCGCACGCATCTCGATGTCACCTTTACCCTTGTGGGTATTCGAGGGGGCAATGTTAGCTCCATTGGCCACTGAAAATCTGGATGATCTGTTATCCTCTGCCTTTTTCAAGCCATTTCTCTGGTTGTCCGTTGTTTGACTAAGCTGTTTAAGTGCAACTTTTGAACCATTACAAATCATTTCAGCCACTTTTGACTCAGTAACTTTGTTGTTGTGCTCTGTAAACGACGGCTCCTGTTTGGGCTGTTGCTTTTTACTCTTCTTTGTCTTTGTACCGCCATTCCCGACTGTGCTGTTCCTAGGATCTGCGATATCCTCCTTTGATTTAGCCGTAACTTGGGCCGTTGTCTGTGCTGAACAGTCAGATCCGGAGGAAGTGCATTTTTCAGGGGAGCGGACCCTAATGAGCTTGGAAAGGCTGGGTGTAGTGTTCAAGCGTTGGATATCCTTGGACCCGCCCGAGAGTGCAGTGACTGTGGCTGTGGTGGTATTTGGGGTGTTTGTGTCCTCCCATCCATTGACTAGGTCCAAATGGTTCTTAAACGTTCCCAACGAAAGCGGGGCTAGGTCGAGGTCTATCTGCTGCAAATCAGAGGAGCCGTTCAGATGGGACAGCAAATGGTTGCCCTCCAGCGTGGCTGCCTTTTTAGGGAAGTCATTCACGTCTAGATTGAGGTCGTACATGCTAAACGAAGCCCGAATGGAGTCTTTGATGGTGTTTTTGATCTCTTCTAGTCGACTAGTGAGAAAACTGTTGACCCGCTCAAGTTCCAGCTGGGGCCAATCCAATAACCGTGAGGCTTCAGCAGTGTCAGGCATGGGCTCATCTATGCACTCTGATGCATTAGATAGGGGATCACTGGCTGCAGTAGTCGCGTTGCTTTGTTGAGCTTTTTCCTGTAATTGACaagaaaaaatcatcaataatgcAGAAAATTGATCTTTAACTATTaagttaattaaattaaatatttctcATATACAGTGCTGTATTTAtactatctcatctcattttctgaactgcattatcctcactactggctagccaatcacaggtcacaaggagacaaacaactattcacgctcacactcatacctagggacgatttagagtgtccaatcagcctaccatgcatgtctttggaatgtgggaggaaagcagagtacctgaagaaaacccacataggcccggggaaaacatgcaaacaccacacaggtggaccaacctgggcatgatccagattaaaaaaaatgatagcatACCTTCTTCTTTTGTTTGTGCCTAGCCCGTTTGGCCGCTTTAGCGCTGTTAATGGGTTTGGGCTCAGAACTGTTGATGAAATCTAGCAATTCATCCACATCCCGGTTGTCAATGGCACCAGACACTGTCAGTTCCGAGTCCTGGCGCTGAGGAAGCTCCTCCTTGCGTCTGGTGAGTCGTGATCGGAGCTTCTCTCGAATCTCAGCATAATTTCGACTCGTTGGAGCGGCTGGTGGCTGTAAGGCAAGGATTGTTTCAGAATGAGCTTTTCACTATTTAAGGCTGGCAAAAAAACATGTCGTACCGCATTGTGTCCGAAGAACTCGCAATAACAGCAATCGCAGTACTTTCCATCCTTCTGGTTTGTGGACGAGGATGCGCAGGAGCTCCTCTCAGAACTACTGTCTTCATCTTCTGCTTCCTCTATCTCAAGCGCCGTCCATTTGTGCCCCTTACATGCCTGATCcctgcataaaaaaaagaatgaatacaaCATTAAGATCATTTTCAGAGATTATTGTAGTCCCGAATCAAACGTATAATGGTACCTTGATCGGTAGTACTGACCTGCAGGCACCACTTGGCAAGTTTCCCACATTTGGAGAGGCCACAGTTCCCGTGCCGTGTCCGTTACAAGGATGGTTACAGCCTGCCACCGAGGTTCCCGATTTGTTGTGTTGTGTGTTCACAGCAGGAATGTGGGGATTTTTGCAAGGACTGGAATTATGAACTAATGTCTGACTCTCTGGACTAGGAGAAGCCCTTTTTGCTGAGGACCCATGGAGGTTAGGTACCAGAGGGGAGAAAGGAGTGTGGCCTGCGACAGCAGCGGAAGATGAGGAAGTGACGTGGTTGGGTTGTCCCAAATTGGACCTGGGCGGCAGTAGGGAGGGATGCTGGGATGATAGACCCGTGGGACTATTGGGGGGTACCGATAAGTCTGTGTGTTGATGATGGTCACTGGTGTGGAAGGCTTCACCTGGAAAAAATCATGTCATATTTACAGGAAAACCACAGAATAGTATTTTATAGGAATTGTTTGGGATGTAAAACACGTATTTGTCGCACAAATATGTTCAAATTGTAAttctttaaatgaatttaatatatttttttaaatattttttaatttaaatgggTACAAAAATAGTATTAGTTAAATAATTTACTTATGAGGCCACAAAAGATGATGCTGGATCTAATGGGATAATTggtctataccaggggtgggaaaactattccacTAAGGGCAGAATTGGGAG from the Stigmatopora nigra isolate UIUO_SnigA chromosome 14, RoL_Snig_1.1, whole genome shotgun sequence genome contains:
- the fam193b gene encoding protein FAM193B isoform X2; this translates as MARKKSKQQGVAQKEIVPGQQTVPKNTVPPGDATGGGGGVGGGGEDAAVVDRLSNTRANQPMYTCCLLCHREFKDWGANCVNGLTGGHGTKLADTVPALSLSSLLGNAPARKLAESLLGEVPLWICQSCCKSVEEEERRSAQEQTTGVPLSHSSSCKFQGCGNGYPEQSTVDWDPSSFLSAHKLSGLWNSAHTNGGEHCSHNASLHIQQGITAGSACQEKRGLHEAPGKSAKNSVAKACPYSHPLSQNSSGSTVGTPLSTSNDLCKTTPKHFKNVCRRPTPPGEAFHTSDHHQHTDLSVPPNSPTGLSSQHPSLLPPRSNLGQPNHVTSSSSAAVAGHTPFSPLVPNLHGSSAKRASPSPESQTLVHNSSPCKNPHIPAVNTQHNKSGTSVAGCNHPCNGHGTGTVASPNVGNLPSGACRDQACKGHKWTALEIEEAEDEDSSSERSSCASSSTNQKDGKYCDCCYCEFFGHNAPPAAPTSRNYAEIREKLRSRLTRRKEELPQRQDSELTVSGAIDNRDVDELLDFINSSEPKPINSAKAAKRARHKQKKKEKAQQSNATTAASDPLSNASECIDEPMPDTAEASRLLDWPQLELERVNSFLTSRLEEIKNTIKDSIRASFSMYDLNLDVNDFPKKAATLEGNHLLSHLNGSSDLQQIDLDLAPLSLGTFKNHLDLVNGWEDTNTPNTTTATVTALSGGSKDIQRLNTTPSLSKLIRVRSPEKCTSSGSDCSAQTTAQVTAKSKEDIADPRNSTVGNGGTKTKKSKKQQPKQEPSFTEHNNKVTESKVAEMICNGSKVALKQLSQTTDNQRNGLKKAEDNRSSRFSVANGANIAPSNTHKGKGDIEMRAVRCERDFDSKTHPVVMANGQHQPQTKGKNKKNKSKGEKSTGAIDDVFLPKDVDPTEMDETDREVEYFKRFCLDSAKQPRRKVAVNWSNFSLKKVHSNGAQ
- the fam193b gene encoding protein FAM193B isoform X1, which encodes MARKKSKQQGVAQKEIVPGQQTVPKNTVPPGDATGGGGGVGGGGEDAAVVDRLSNTRANQPMYTCCLLCHREFKDWGANCVNGLTGGHGTKLADTVPALSLSSLLGNAPARKLAESLLGEVPLWICQSCCKSVEEEERRSAQEQTTGVPLSHSSSCKFQGCGNGYPEQSTVDWDPSSFLSAHKLSGLWNSAHTNGGEHCSHNASLHIQQGITAGSACQEKRGLHEAPGKSAKNSVAKACPYSHPLSQNSSGSTVGTPLSTSNDLCKTTPKHFKNVCRRPTPPGGEAFHTSDHHQHTDLSVPPNSPTGLSSQHPSLLPPRSNLGQPNHVTSSSSAAVAGHTPFSPLVPNLHGSSAKRASPSPESQTLVHNSSPCKNPHIPAVNTQHNKSGTSVAGCNHPCNGHGTGTVASPNVGNLPSGACRDQACKGHKWTALEIEEAEDEDSSSERSSCASSSTNQKDGKYCDCCYCEFFGHNAPPAAPTSRNYAEIREKLRSRLTRRKEELPQRQDSELTVSGAIDNRDVDELLDFINSSEPKPINSAKAAKRARHKQKKKEKAQQSNATTAASDPLSNASECIDEPMPDTAEASRLLDWPQLELERVNSFLTSRLEEIKNTIKDSIRASFSMYDLNLDVNDFPKKAATLEGNHLLSHLNGSSDLQQIDLDLAPLSLGTFKNHLDLVNGWEDTNTPNTTTATVTALSGGSKDIQRLNTTPSLSKLIRVRSPEKCTSSGSDCSAQTTAQVTAKSKEDIADPRNSTVGNGGTKTKKSKKQQPKQEPSFTEHNNKVTESKVAEMICNGSKVALKQLSQTTDNQRNGLKKAEDNRSSRFSVANGANIAPSNTHKGKGDIEMRAVRCERDFDSKTHPVVMANGQHQPQTKGKNKKNKSKGEKSTGAIGAGKS